Proteins found in one Pelobacter seleniigenes DSM 18267 genomic segment:
- a CDS encoding ATP-binding protein: protein MKRTIRFGIWTRLLLAFGTISAITIVTGLISLLILNHSNDLFTSIMDKHLPEVIQVADFSEIGGQIIAVAPSLISAADVPSRDRIASDLDVLLQRINRQIGKMEINSPQLRHSIEVLVEGLKANLAALQSTVSRRLTDEQTLTEKMERLRWLYADLLDEIEPLNQDLSYNLDAEIERLIGASLSGDKTFSARRLRDNRLDKEAIERIGDNGVLLVSLLLQAPTSVSKDQVDYLLALSDDALGVLRDSMERLTSQASSVTLRQVLAEIFALAEGDSSVFGIKKKIIAEETSGQIILAENRVLVNQLRQVIDQVVNQTRSDAFAAVTGTKNTLGRARLLLILLGIFSLLTAASVSWFYVRGNIVKRLNRLGTSMQAIAGGNLQHPIPPIEDDEIGRMTRALAVFRDTAQAMEDAQAQAIIDNADVGLIIADAGGTIRFFNAMAVKLFAVQPEWMVGRSLFTLILADGHEQLLRICSDVYTGKLQSAPAQTFQGLRSDGTSFPIDVSIHPVRQRNQRSLIITVHDVSERAKAQELLKKRVRQKTDHLSRINVKLRQEVQERKKVQDELVQAGKLAALGQLSTGIAHELNQPLAAIRHYLHNARLLLERDDLATHQQNLGKVSELIERMAKMINHLKTFSRWTTNTLEPVVLATALEKALALLATRIDNQQIRLDLPPIDGRWKVMAEAIRLEQVFVNIIGNAIDAVSSMPEDQRSIAIAANIAGDRLIIHISDSGPGIPEDSIDSIFDPFYTTKEVGQGLGLGLSISYNIIKDFQGHIEAGPAPGGGTRFSLTLRKAEG, encoded by the coding sequence ATGAAGCGAACCATCCGATTCGGCATCTGGACCCGTCTGCTGCTGGCCTTCGGGACTATTTCAGCCATCACCATTGTCACCGGCCTGATCAGTTTGCTGATCCTCAATCATTCCAACGACCTGTTCACTTCCATCATGGACAAGCACCTCCCCGAGGTGATTCAGGTGGCCGACTTCTCCGAAATCGGCGGGCAGATCATCGCTGTTGCACCCAGTCTGATTTCCGCGGCCGATGTCCCCAGCCGGGATCGCATCGCCAGCGATCTGGATGTCCTGCTGCAACGCATCAATCGGCAAATCGGCAAAATGGAAATCAATTCGCCACAGCTCAGACACAGTATTGAAGTCCTGGTCGAAGGGCTCAAAGCCAACCTCGCTGCGTTGCAGAGCACCGTCAGCAGACGCCTCACCGATGAGCAGACCCTGACCGAAAAAATGGAACGGTTACGCTGGCTTTATGCAGATCTGCTCGATGAAATCGAACCCCTGAACCAGGATCTGAGCTACAACCTGGATGCAGAAATAGAGCGCCTGATCGGCGCATCCTTAAGCGGCGACAAAACCTTTTCCGCCCGGCGACTGAGGGACAATCGTCTGGACAAAGAAGCGATTGAACGGATCGGCGACAACGGTGTGCTGCTGGTCAGCCTGCTCTTGCAAGCACCGACTTCGGTTAGTAAGGACCAGGTCGATTATCTGCTGGCGCTCTCTGACGATGCCCTGGGCGTGCTGCGTGACAGCATGGAACGGCTGACCAGTCAGGCCAGCTCGGTCACCCTGCGCCAGGTCCTGGCTGAAATCTTCGCCCTCGCCGAAGGGGACAGTTCGGTATTCGGTATCAAAAAGAAAATCATTGCCGAAGAGACCAGCGGCCAGATCATCCTGGCCGAGAACCGGGTGTTGGTCAATCAACTGCGCCAGGTCATCGACCAGGTCGTCAACCAGACCCGAAGCGATGCCTTCGCCGCGGTGACCGGAACCAAAAACACCCTGGGCAGAGCCCGTCTGCTGCTCATTCTGCTCGGGATTTTCAGCCTGCTGACCGCAGCCTCGGTGTCCTGGTTTTACGTCCGCGGCAATATTGTCAAACGCCTGAATCGGCTGGGCACCAGCATGCAGGCCATTGCCGGTGGCAACCTGCAGCATCCCATCCCCCCCATTGAAGACGATGAGATCGGCCGCATGACCCGGGCCCTGGCCGTGTTTCGCGATACCGCCCAGGCCATGGAGGACGCCCAGGCCCAGGCGATTATCGATAACGCCGATGTCGGACTGATTATTGCCGATGCCGGGGGCACGATCCGTTTTTTCAACGCCATGGCGGTCAAGCTGTTCGCTGTGCAACCGGAATGGATGGTCGGCCGCAGCTTGTTTACCCTGATCCTTGCCGACGGTCACGAGCAGTTGCTGCGCATCTGCAGCGATGTCTATACCGGCAAGCTACAGAGCGCGCCGGCGCAGACCTTTCAGGGCTTAAGAAGCGACGGCACCAGTTTTCCCATCGATGTGTCGATCCATCCGGTCCGGCAACGCAACCAGCGCAGCCTGATCATTACCGTCCATGACGTCAGTGAGCGGGCCAAAGCCCAGGAACTGCTGAAAAAACGGGTCCGGCAAAAGACCGATCACTTAAGCCGCATCAACGTCAAACTCAGACAGGAGGTCCAGGAACGGAAAAAGGTTCAGGACGAACTTGTCCAGGCCGGCAAACTGGCCGCGCTGGGGCAGCTGTCGACCGGGATTGCCCATGAGCTGAACCAGCCGCTGGCGGCAATCCGTCACTATCTGCATAACGCCCGACTGCTGCTGGAGCGGGACGACCTGGCGACCCACCAGCAAAACCTGGGCAAGGTCTCCGAACTGATCGAACGCATGGCCAAGATGATCAATCACCTGAAAACCTTTTCCCGCTGGACCACCAACACCCTGGAACCTGTGGTCCTGGCGACCGCGCTGGAAAAAGCGCTGGCCCTGCTCGCCACCCGGATCGACAATCAGCAGATCCGGCTGGATCTTCCCCCCATCGACGGCCGCTGGAAAGTCATGGCCGAGGCGATCCGCCTGGAACAGGTCTTTGTCAACATCATCGGCAACGCGATCGACGCGGTCAGCAGCATGCCCGAAGATCAGCGCAGCATCGCCATCGCCGCCAACATCGCCGGGGACCGGCTCATCATTCATATCAGTGACAGTGGGCCGGGCATTCCGGAGGACTCCATTGATTCGATTTTCGACCCATTTTATACCACCAAGGAAGTCGGCCAGGGGCTGGGCTTGGGCCTCTCCATCTCTTACAATATCATCAAAGATTTCCAGGGGCATATCGAAGCCGGCCCGGCCCCGGGCGGCGGAACCAGGTTCAGCCTGACCCTGCGCAAAGCCGAGGGATAA
- a CDS encoding sigma-54-dependent transcriptional regulator — MTAPIGEIYLIDDEVEILEACRQTFELEGYAIRTFNKPHQALAQIRPDWLGVVITDVKMPEIDGITLLGKIHATAPEIPVVILTGHGDVPMALRAMRAGAYDFLEKPAPPEYLVDVARRALESRRLALENRALKEQLATGRNIEARLLGNAAATRELRQRLISLATIDVDVLLIGETGVGKELAARCLHDFGHRSAGQFVALNCGAIPSSLVESMLFGHEKGSFTSASDKQIGKIEYAQGGTLFLDEVEAMPLDTQVKLLRALQERTIERVGSNRQIPVDFRVIAATKVELRQAVDAGSFRADLFYRLNVAPVRIPPLRERREDLLLLLEHFMVRWADKFNCAVPNVTEDQQQRLLEYSWPGNVRELKNIAQQLLLDLPLDLQGDAAQGTVPNGEHGLDEQLWAFEKKLLTDALAANHSRIEKTAEQLKIPRKRLYLRMQKFNLRRS, encoded by the coding sequence ATGACCGCACCGATTGGAGAAATTTACCTGATTGACGATGAAGTCGAAATTCTGGAGGCCTGCCGGCAAACCTTCGAGCTGGAAGGGTACGCCATCCGCACCTTTAACAAGCCGCATCAGGCCCTTGCCCAGATCCGCCCGGACTGGCTCGGGGTGGTCATTACCGATGTCAAGATGCCGGAGATCGACGGCATTACCCTGCTTGGAAAAATTCACGCCACCGCCCCGGAGATCCCGGTGGTCATTCTGACCGGACACGGTGATGTTCCCATGGCGCTGCGGGCCATGCGCGCCGGAGCCTATGACTTTTTGGAGAAACCGGCCCCGCCGGAATATCTGGTCGATGTCGCCAGGCGGGCTCTGGAAAGCAGACGCCTGGCCCTGGAAAACCGGGCTCTCAAGGAACAGCTGGCGACCGGTAGGAATATCGAAGCCCGGCTGCTCGGCAATGCCGCAGCGACCCGCGAGCTGCGGCAGCGGCTGATTTCGCTGGCGACCATCGATGTCGATGTGCTGTTGATCGGTGAGACCGGCGTCGGCAAGGAGCTCGCGGCCAGGTGCCTGCATGATTTCGGCCATCGCAGTGCCGGCCAGTTTGTCGCGCTCAACTGCGGCGCGATCCCCTCCAGTCTGGTGGAAAGCATGCTCTTCGGCCATGAAAAAGGCTCCTTTACCAGCGCCTCGGATAAGCAGATCGGAAAAATCGAGTATGCCCAGGGCGGCACCCTGTTCCTCGATGAGGTCGAGGCCATGCCCCTCGACACCCAGGTCAAGCTGCTGCGGGCCCTGCAGGAACGGACCATCGAACGGGTCGGCAGCAACCGGCAGATTCCCGTCGATTTCCGGGTCATTGCCGCAACCAAGGTCGAGCTGCGCCAGGCGGTCGATGCGGGCAGTTTCCGCGCCGATCTGTTCTATCGCCTCAATGTGGCCCCGGTCCGCATCCCGCCACTGCGGGAACGCCGTGAAGATCTGCTGCTGCTCCTTGAACATTTCATGGTGCGTTGGGCGGATAAATTCAATTGTGCCGTCCCGAACGTCACCGAGGACCAGCAGCAGCGGCTGCTGGAATACTCCTGGCCGGGAAATGTTCGTGAGCTGAAAAATATCGCTCAGCAATTACTCCTCGACCTGCCCCTCGACCTGCAGGGCGACGCCGCGCAGGGCACCGTGCCAAACGGCGAACACGGGCTTGACGAACAGCTCTGGGCCTTTGAGAAAAAGCTGCTCACCGACGCTCTCGCCGCCAACCACAGCCGCATCGAGAAAACTGCCGAGCAGCTGAAAATTCCCCGCAAGCGCCTCTATCTGCGGATGCAGAAGTTTAACCTCCGCCGCAGCTGA
- a CDS encoding tripartite tricarboxylate transporter substrate binding protein, translating into MRKIIVLAMALSLIVPVYVFAAYPEEPITIIVPSKAGGSTDASARLFAKAAKKYWPSADFVIKNVGGSGGQKGFEEIARAKPDGYTIGMVFTTQIVAHIVAKRARYTLDSFHVMGNSMQDPLIVAVPADSPYNSLKDFIAAAKQNSLTAAVNGIGSDDFVAAKKFELQTGVTFNLMPTKGSTEQKAMILGGHIDASFMNLSQLQAQHKSGKAKIIAILDTKRSDILPDVQTATEQGYPVSMTATRGFVAPAKVDKTILAKLDDLLQKVNSDAEFIADCDKGVMFRLPMSGPEYLSYLTDLQAETQKFYDKTPW; encoded by the coding sequence ATGCGCAAGATTATCGTTCTCGCCATGGCCCTCAGTCTGATTGTTCCCGTTTATGTCTTCGCCGCTTATCCGGAAGAACCGATCACCATCATCGTTCCTTCCAAAGCGGGCGGCTCAACCGATGCCTCGGCCCGGCTTTTTGCCAAAGCCGCCAAGAAATACTGGCCGAGTGCCGACTTTGTCATTAAAAACGTCGGCGGTTCCGGCGGGCAAAAAGGATTTGAAGAAATCGCCCGGGCCAAGCCGGACGGCTATACCATCGGCATGGTTTTCACAACTCAGATCGTTGCCCACATCGTCGCCAAACGGGCTCGCTACACCCTGGACAGCTTTCACGTCATGGGGAACTCCATGCAGGACCCGCTGATCGTCGCCGTCCCCGCGGATAGCCCCTATAACAGCCTCAAGGATTTCATCGCTGCCGCCAAACAGAACAGCCTGACCGCAGCGGTCAACGGGATCGGCTCCGATGACTTCGTTGCAGCCAAAAAGTTCGAACTGCAGACCGGCGTCACCTTCAACCTGATGCCGACCAAAGGCTCCACCGAACAGAAAGCCATGATCCTGGGGGGCCATATCGACGCCAGCTTCATGAACCTCTCCCAGCTCCAGGCCCAGCATAAATCCGGCAAGGCCAAGATCATCGCCATCCTCGACACCAAGCGCTCGGACATTCTGCCGGATGTGCAGACCGCAACAGAGCAGGGCTATCCGGTCAGTATGACCGCGACCCGCGGTTTCGTGGCCCCGGCCAAGGTGGACAAGACCATCCTCGCCAAGCTCGATGACCTGCTGCAGAAAGTGAACAGCGATGCCGAATTCATCGCCGATTGTGACAAAGGGGTGATGTTCCGCCTGCCCATGAGCGGTCCCGAGTACCTGAGTTATTTGACCGACCTGCAAGCGGAAACCCAGAAATTCTACGACAAGACCCCCTGGTAA
- a CDS encoding tripartite tricarboxylate transporter TctB family protein, with translation MTKRLAEFLILSLFLVLAVLLYRSTASYPASVQGSTAMYVRFLGMALGLLCALELLLWVKNRARAKAEKMQLAVAPVKFWGLLILLVGYAFSLTLAGFYLASAIFLPLTMLLLGSRKPLSISLTTAGVLLFVFLVFVKLLEVPLPEGSLF, from the coding sequence ATGACCAAACGACTTGCTGAATTCTTGATTCTCAGCCTGTTTCTGGTTCTTGCTGTGCTGCTTTACCGCAGCACAGCAAGCTACCCGGCTTCAGTACAAGGCTCCACGGCAATGTACGTCCGCTTTCTGGGGATGGCCCTGGGCCTGCTATGCGCGTTGGAGTTGTTGCTCTGGGTGAAAAACCGGGCCCGGGCTAAAGCGGAGAAAATGCAGCTGGCCGTTGCTCCGGTCAAGTTCTGGGGCCTGCTGATTCTGCTGGTGGGGTATGCCTTCAGTCTGACCCTGGCAGGGTTCTATCTCGCCTCGGCCATCTTTCTGCCCTTGACCATGCTGCTGCTGGGATCACGCAAACCGCTCTCCATCAGCCTGACCACAGCGGGCGTGCTGCTGTTTGTTTTTCTGGTCTTCGTCAAACTGTTGGAGGTTCCGCTGCCTGAAGGCTCCTTGTTCTAA
- a CDS encoding tripartite tricarboxylate transporter permease: MILQALQELFTPLSLLAIFIGTTSGVIVGGMPGLTATMAVALLIPITFALEPLTGLLLMGGVYCGAMYGGSIPAILLRTPGTPAAVATAMEGYPMTQNGRGGLALKVSVVASFTGGIFSAFVLLLIAPLLATFALTFGPPEYFLLAILGLAGIVSMADDENRLVKALISGLIGLILAVVGTDPMSGMLRYTMGLTDLFDGVAFMPALIGMFSISQMLELTGAESIVADTSKITRIKSEPLPKGIFRPIGLGSVVGTIVGILPGEGATIAAFLSYNIARRRSKNPKLYGKGNPEGIAAAEAGNNGCVGGSLVPTLTLGIPGNSVAAALLGGLLIHGLIPGPELFTKYGVMTYAFILSLFIANLVFLVLGLFMAPYFARIALTPIALLIPVVCLFSVLGSYAMNNSVLDIFVALICGFAAILLQKTGFSLGALILGLILGPIAETGFAQALIMGHGSYAIFFDRPQAIALWVIILLLLVPPVYQIYKRQRTAATTGTAPEKSRDE, from the coding sequence ATGATTCTACAAGCTCTGCAGGAGTTATTCACTCCGCTTTCACTGTTGGCCATTTTCATCGGCACCACGTCCGGGGTCATCGTCGGCGGCATGCCCGGATTGACTGCGACCATGGCCGTAGCGCTGCTGATCCCGATCACCTTTGCCCTGGAACCGTTGACCGGCCTGCTGCTCATGGGCGGGGTCTACTGCGGCGCCATGTACGGTGGGTCGATTCCGGCCATCCTGCTCCGCACCCCGGGCACCCCGGCAGCCGTGGCCACGGCCATGGAAGGCTACCCCATGACCCAGAACGGGCGTGGCGGACTGGCGCTGAAGGTCTCGGTGGTCGCCAGTTTTACCGGCGGGATTTTTTCAGCCTTCGTCCTGCTGCTGATCGCCCCGCTCCTGGCAACTTTTGCCCTGACCTTCGGCCCTCCGGAATATTTCCTGTTGGCGATTCTCGGCCTGGCCGGCATCGTCTCCATGGCCGATGATGAAAACCGTTTGGTCAAGGCGCTTATTTCCGGGTTGATCGGCCTGATCCTGGCAGTGGTCGGCACCGATCCCATGTCCGGGATGCTGCGTTACACCATGGGGCTGACCGATCTGTTTGACGGAGTGGCTTTCATGCCCGCCCTGATCGGCATGTTCTCGATCTCGCAAATGCTGGAACTGACCGGCGCCGAGAGCATCGTTGCCGATACCTCCAAGATAACCCGGATCAAGAGCGAACCGCTGCCGAAAGGGATCTTCAGACCCATTGGGCTGGGTTCAGTGGTGGGGACCATCGTCGGCATTCTGCCCGGCGAAGGAGCGACTATCGCGGCATTCCTTTCTTACAATATCGCCCGCCGCCGCTCCAAGAACCCGAAACTGTACGGCAAAGGCAATCCGGAAGGGATCGCTGCGGCCGAAGCCGGCAACAATGGCTGCGTCGGCGGCTCGCTGGTCCCGACCCTGACCCTCGGTATTCCCGGCAACAGCGTTGCCGCCGCGCTGCTCGGCGGCCTGCTGATCCACGGCCTGATTCCCGGGCCGGAACTGTTCACCAAGTACGGCGTCATGACTTATGCCTTCATTCTGTCCCTGTTCATCGCCAACCTGGTGTTCCTGGTGCTGGGACTGTTCATGGCGCCTTATTTCGCCAGAATCGCCTTAACTCCCATTGCCCTGTTGATCCCGGTGGTGTGCCTGTTCTCGGTGTTGGGTTCCTATGCCATGAACAACAGCGTATTGGATATCTTTGTCGCCCTGATCTGCGGTTTTGCCGCCATCCTGTTGCAAAAAACCGGCTTTTCCCTGGGCGCGCTGATTCTCGGGCTGATCCTCGGGCCTATTGCCGAGACCGGCTTCGCCCAGGCCCTGATCATGGGACACGGCAGCTATGCGATCTTTTTTGACCGGCCACAGGCCATCGCCCTGTGGGTGATTATTCTGCTGCTGCTGGTCCCGCCGGTTTATCAGATTTACAAACGCCAGCGGACCGCAGCAACAACCGGCACAGCGCCCGAAAAGAGCAGGGATGAATAA
- a CDS encoding MgtC/SapB family protein codes for MLFSPELFGSYELVILIKLLLAAAAGGIIGLERECHGRPAGLRTHLLVAAGSCLMMIVSEAFFLKYGDLPGTGVVRLDPGRSAAQIITGIGFLGAGVIIKEGFIVRGLTTAASLWMVAGIGMAFGMGLVSGGVTGTVIALFSLLILKKLEPHINKDRYLHLNITAAAEPDPFPQLQEIFKSRALRISSIEADYNLKDKQIQYNFVLTRHKRRIGRDLSSEIANLDGVQKIHFK; via the coding sequence ATGCTATTCAGTCCGGAACTTTTTGGCAGTTATGAACTCGTCATTCTGATCAAACTTTTACTGGCCGCTGCTGCGGGCGGGATTATCGGGCTCGAAAGGGAGTGTCACGGCCGCCCGGCCGGGCTGCGCACCCACTTGCTGGTGGCGGCAGGGTCCTGCCTGATGATGATCGTTTCCGAAGCGTTTTTCCTCAAATACGGCGACCTGCCCGGCACCGGCGTGGTCCGCCTCGATCCCGGCCGGTCCGCGGCGCAGATCATCACCGGCATCGGTTTTCTGGGCGCCGGGGTGATTATCAAGGAAGGCTTTATCGTTCGCGGGCTGACCACCGCCGCCAGCCTGTGGATGGTGGCCGGCATCGGGATGGCATTCGGCATGGGGCTGGTCAGCGGCGGGGTGACCGGCACCGTCATCGCCCTGTTTTCCCTGCTGATTCTAAAAAAACTCGAGCCTCATATCAATAAGGACCGCTACCTGCATCTGAACATCACGGCCGCCGCCGAACCGGACCCCTTCCCTCAGCTGCAGGAGATTTTCAAAAGCAGGGCATTGCGCATCTCAAGTATCGAGGCTGATTACAACCTCAAAGATAAACAGATTCAGTATAACTTTGTCCTGACCCGCCATAAACGACGAATCGGCCGCGATCTCAGCAGCGAGATCGCCAACTTGGACGGAGTACAAAAAATACATTTTAAATAA
- a CDS encoding DMT family transporter — protein MPLSIMAIVLCAALLHAAWNFMVKSLPDKFISMSAVVLGHIPFCLAAIGFNPLPESAAIPYLLLGALLHTGYQLFLLNAYRIGDLTQVYPLARGVAPLLVTLTSVLLLGVSLSGTQLTATAMIGLGIMSLSALRKGDGPKDLKPALLALLTGGFIAAYSLTDGLGARMAGTAVGYYGWMSLLNALIFGALVAKAKPGIIKKVTLQNLPLALLGGGLSFAAYAAVTWAFTRAPIALVTALRETSIIFALLLGSIFLGERLSKGKVVATLLTLSGIILLRLSYGR, from the coding sequence ATGCCTCTCTCCATCATGGCCATCGTTCTCTGCGCAGCTCTGCTCCACGCCGCCTGGAACTTCATGGTCAAAAGCCTCCCGGACAAATTCATCAGCATGAGCGCGGTGGTTCTCGGCCACATCCCTTTTTGCCTGGCGGCCATCGGCTTTAATCCGTTGCCGGAGTCTGCCGCCATTCCTTATTTATTACTCGGCGCCCTGCTCCACACCGGTTACCAGTTGTTTTTGCTCAATGCCTATCGCATCGGCGATCTGACCCAGGTCTATCCGCTGGCCCGTGGAGTTGCCCCGCTGCTGGTGACGCTGACCTCAGTGCTGTTGCTGGGCGTGAGCCTGTCCGGGACGCAACTGACAGCGACGGCGATGATCGGTTTGGGGATCATGAGCCTCTCCGCGCTGCGAAAAGGTGATGGTCCAAAAGATCTTAAACCGGCTCTGCTGGCTTTGCTGACGGGAGGCTTTATTGCCGCCTATTCCCTGACCGACGGGCTGGGCGCCCGGATGGCCGGAACCGCGGTCGGTTATTACGGCTGGATGTCACTGTTGAATGCGCTCATTTTCGGCGCGCTGGTAGCCAAGGCCAAGCCCGGGATTATCAAAAAGGTCACCCTGCAAAATCTGCCTCTGGCCCTGCTTGGCGGCGGTTTGTCCTTTGCCGCCTATGCGGCGGTGACCTGGGCCTTCACCCGCGCCCCTATTGCCCTGGTCACGGCCTTGCGCGAGACCAGCATCATCTTTGCCCTGTTGCTGGGCAGCATTTTTCTGGGGGAACGCCTGAGTAAAGGAAAGGTCGTCGCTACGTTATTGACCCTGAGCGGGATCATCCTGCTGCGGCTCAGTTACGGCAGGTAA
- a CDS encoding SDR family oxidoreductase — translation MKNRAEQVVLVTGGGQGIGRGICRQLAAEGRQVVAVDIDGEALAELEQELGDKSVVFCADVADEAAIQAVFAAVGERFDRLDALINNAGLTGTARVPLTELALADWNRMLSTNLTGTFLCSKHAIPLLRQNNGVIVNIASTRALQSEANTEAYSASKGGIVALTHALAVSLGPEIRVNCVSPGWIEVTGLKKQSRRQTVQLSAEDHRQHPVGRVGEARDIAAMVSYLISPAAGFISGQNFIVDGGMTRKMIYAE, via the coding sequence ATGAAGAATAGAGCTGAGCAGGTGGTCCTGGTGACCGGTGGCGGGCAGGGGATCGGCAGAGGGATCTGTCGCCAGCTGGCTGCAGAAGGGCGGCAGGTGGTGGCCGTGGATATCGATGGCGAGGCGCTGGCCGAGCTGGAGCAGGAGCTGGGTGATAAGAGCGTAGTCTTTTGCGCTGACGTGGCCGATGAAGCGGCGATTCAAGCGGTCTTTGCTGCCGTTGGGGAGCGCTTCGACCGGCTCGATGCACTGATCAACAATGCCGGGCTGACCGGGACCGCCAGGGTTCCGCTGACTGAACTCGCCCTGGCCGACTGGAACCGGATGCTGTCCACCAACCTGACCGGGACCTTTCTGTGCAGCAAACATGCGATCCCCCTGCTGCGGCAGAATAACGGCGTCATTGTCAATATCGCCTCGACCCGGGCGCTGCAGTCGGAAGCCAATACCGAGGCTTATTCGGCCAGCAAGGGGGGAATTGTCGCTCTGACCCATGCCTTGGCGGTCAGCCTCGGCCCGGAGATTCGCGTCAACTGCGTCAGCCCGGGCTGGATCGAGGTGACTGGACTCAAGAAACAGAGTCGGCGGCAAACGGTGCAGCTCTCTGCCGAAGATCACCGGCAGCATCCGGTTGGTCGGGTAGGGGAGGCGCGTGACATTGCCGCCATGGTCAGCTACCTGATTTCGCCCGCTGCGGGATTTATCAGTGGACAAAACTTCATCGTTGACGGCGGCATGACCCGGAAAATGATCTACGCCGAGTAA
- a CDS encoding radical SAM protein: MATKKHHKTTTSSPLETGVMNHSWREQRLRVALIYPNSYHAGMSNLGFQTVYQLLNQRDDCLCERFFLPDRQAGQGVPTQLLSLESGQPLRAFDVLALSISFENDYLNLPPIFAAGEIPWLAEQRTEQDPLVLLGGVCAFINPEPLAPVVDVVAVGEAEPLLPGLLAVLGNTALGRQEQLAELARLPGIYLPGLYQPRYAEDGTVAEVTRSAAAPARVRRQYLVDLDVSPSRNFIQTEATEFGDMALTEISRGCSRGCRFCAAGYVYQPPRERGLENLLEQVEQGLCERRRIGLVAAAVADHSAITQLQQGILERGGQVSVASLRLDALTATEVEQLRQSGHKTVAIAPEAGSQRLRDFINKGIDEEQILHAVELLANGGIINLKLYFLIGLPTESDADIDAIITLTRRINDLWREAGRARGRLGSVILSVNPFIPKPFTPLQWAGMAGEKELKKKLRRLQSGIARIPNARLNHESIRAAVLQAFLSRGDRRIATLLPTLAQGEKLKPVCQQAGLDSGFYVTRERDEAELFPWEIIDQGVRRSYLWQEYQRARQGLLTPPCRPGCRRCGICH; this comes from the coding sequence ATGGCAACCAAAAAACATCACAAAACGACAACTTCATCCCCCCTGGAAACCGGAGTCATGAACCACAGCTGGCGTGAGCAGCGCTTGCGGGTGGCATTGATCTATCCCAACAGCTACCACGCGGGGATGAGCAACCTCGGCTTCCAGACCGTTTATCAACTGCTGAATCAGCGTGACGACTGTCTGTGTGAGCGTTTTTTTCTGCCTGACCGGCAAGCGGGGCAGGGCGTTCCGACGCAACTGCTTTCCCTGGAGTCGGGTCAGCCGCTGCGGGCCTTCGATGTGTTGGCCCTGTCCATCTCCTTTGAAAATGATTACCTGAACCTGCCGCCGATCTTTGCCGCCGGGGAGATTCCCTGGTTGGCCGAGCAGCGGACCGAGCAGGACCCGCTGGTGCTGCTCGGCGGAGTGTGTGCCTTTATCAATCCCGAGCCCCTGGCCCCGGTCGTCGATGTCGTGGCGGTGGGGGAGGCTGAACCGTTGTTGCCGGGCTTGCTGGCGGTGCTGGGCAACACAGCTCTCGGCAGGCAGGAGCAACTGGCCGAACTGGCCCGGCTGCCCGGAATCTATCTCCCCGGTCTGTATCAGCCCCGCTATGCCGAGGACGGGACCGTTGCCGAAGTCACCAGGAGTGCTGCCGCCCCGGCTCGGGTCAGGCGTCAGTACCTGGTCGATCTGGACGTTTCGCCGAGTCGTAATTTCATCCAGACCGAGGCGACTGAATTCGGGGATATGGCCCTGACCGAGATTTCCCGCGGCTGTTCCCGCGGCTGCCGGTTCTGCGCCGCGGGCTATGTTTATCAGCCGCCGCGGGAGCGCGGGCTGGAGAACCTCCTTGAGCAGGTCGAACAGGGCTTGTGCGAACGCCGGCGGATCGGCCTGGTGGCAGCGGCAGTGGCCGATCATTCCGCTATCACGCAGCTTCAGCAGGGGATTCTCGAGCGCGGTGGGCAGGTCTCCGTGGCCAGTTTGCGGCTTGACGCCCTGACCGCCACGGAAGTGGAACAACTGCGGCAATCGGGGCACAAAACCGTGGCTATCGCCCCGGAAGCGGGGAGTCAGCGCTTGCGGGATTTCATCAACAAAGGGATCGATGAAGAGCAGATCCTCCATGCGGTCGAGCTCTTGGCGAACGGCGGGATCATCAACCTGAAGCTGTATTTTCTGATCGGCCTGCCGACGGAAAGCGATGCGGACATCGATGCGATCATCACCCTGACCAGGCGGATCAATGATCTCTGGCGTGAAGCCGGACGGGCTCGCGGGCGCCTGGGCAGCGTGATTCTGAGTGTTAATCCGTTTATCCCCAAACCCTTTACGCCGCTGCAGTGGGCAGGGATGGCCGGTGAAAAGGAGCTGAAGAAAAAGCTCCGTCGTCTGCAGAGCGGAATCGCCCGTATTCCCAATGCCCGGCTCAATCATGAGTCAATCCGTGCCGCTGTCCTGCAGGCCTTCCTGTCCCGTGGCGACCGCCGGATCGCAACGCTGTTGCCGACCCTGGCGCAAGGAGAGAAACTGAAACCGGTCTGTCAGCAGGCCGGCCTCGACAGTGGTTTCTATGTGACCCGGGAACGGGACGAAGCAGAGCTGTTCCCCTGGGAGATCATTGACCAGGGCGTTCGTCGCAGCTATCTGTGGCAGGAGTACCAGCGTGCCCGGCAGGGGCTGCTAACGCCCCCCTGCCGCCCCGGTTGCCGACGCTGCGGCATCTGTCACTGA